CAGTACACCGCCGACGGCACCCAGAGCCAGGTGATTGACAAGTTCCTGACCGGGGGCTTCGCGCTGGATCTGCCCACCAATCTGCCCTATGGCACCTACCGAGTCATTGTGTTCCGAGATGCCAACAGCAACAACCGCTATGACACGGGCGACGCGGTGCTCAGCGCCGACAACGGCAAGCGGCTGGTGTATGCCCAGCGCGACAACCAGTTTGTGGGCGGCACGAAGGCGGGCTGGAATCTGGTGAATCCAAACGGCAACGTGCAGACCACGCTGCTCAACAATTACGACCTGAACGCGCTGTAAGGACAGAAGAGAGAAAGGGAGGCTTGATCGGCCTCCCCTTCTTTATTGCTTTTACTGCTGAATCAACGCTTCCAGGTGGGCCTGCCGGGCGCTCAGTTCCTGTTCGGAAACCACCGGTTTGCCGGCAGTGACTGTAATCTCGCCCAGGGGCACCCAGCTGACACACCCCAGCATCTCGGGAGTTTCAGGCAGGGCGAGCGGTGGGGTCAAGGGCCGAACGCGCAGCAGCAGGGCGTGGACCCAGGGGCGGTTGCGGTAATGAAAGCGCCGCTCAATGGCCGCCGCCGTCAGGGCCTGCAGGGGCTCCAGCCGGAGTGCCGTCTCCAGCAACTCGATCTTATGGACGGCCACCACCTCAGCCAGCGCTGGCAGATGGATGGTTCCAGGCTGAGGGTCATTCCGCAGGAGCGGCTGGCAGTGCGGTTGCAACTCGGCCGCGTTCTGGTGCAGGAAGGTGGGGTAGAGGAGGAAGGAGCGGTGTTCCACCTCGAACCCATCGTGCGTCTCCATAATCCCGCCCTTCCGGATGAGGAGGGAGAGGCGGCCCTGAGTGAGGAGCTGGGTCTGGGTGTCCCATTCTTTGAGAGAGGAGATATTCATCCTTGAGCTCTAATCTTCACCCATTTGGCTCTTGTTCCCGAAGCGAGAGCAATTCCCATACATAACCAAGCCAAAGGAGCAAATCGAATAATTTCAGGCCATGTGAAAAGATAACATGCGTAAGCTAGTAAACCAGCCGAGATGCCCGTAACATCCGATTTTGCCTGAAGTATCCCCATAATAAGCACAGTCAGGAACAATACACTAGCTGGTACGCCAAATGTTAGGGCATAGTCTAAATATTCGTTGTGGACCTTATTAATAGAGAGGTAGAGGAGCTCCTTTCTCCCATCTGTATGTCGAATCAAGAAGCCTGGAGGCTGCTCCGGCGTTTGCTGTAGACGTTTAATAACTTGGACATTTACAAGTCCATTGCTGGCCATTAAGACCTGACTTGGTTGTGTAGCCATGAAACGCCAGAGGGCAGGTGGCCCCCATCCAGTCAAAGGCTTCTGGGAAATGCCTCCTATAGCTGAGATCCAGAGGAGACTTCGACCACTGCTGTCCCCCAAAGCTTGGGTGTCACCTTCGCCGGAGATAGAAAGATTCCGCCCCTCCGTGGGGCCTAATGCCGCAGTGAAGGCGAATAGGGTCATGCCAACGATCAAGGGACGCAGCACAAGCTTTTGCCGGGAGAGGGAGTCCCAGACGAGGAGCCAGACCAAACTTATTCCACCTGCTAGCCAAGCGCCTCTTGTCCAACAACCCAACCAAGCCCATGTGATCAGGACGACAGCCGCACTTAACCACTTCTGCTGTCCGGGCGAGCATCTTGATAAAGCCCAGAGAATTAGAGGTAACACTAGGGCTAATGCACCTGCCATGTAACCCCTGTTGCCAAGGGTTCCACCAAAGAGAGTCGCGCTCACCCCTTGAACGGCGCCTTCACCGGGCACCCCAAGGAAACCCCACTGCTGCAAAATGTTAGTGAGCGCTAGAAGAGAAGCACCTGCAGCAAGAGCTCGGGAAAAGCTGAGAGTGACCGGAATTGTTCCGCAGGCTTTTGTCCAGGTTATACCTGATATAGCCACAACTATGTACACGAGATGCATCAGCACGCCATCTGCCCTATCGGCTGTCCCCAACCACATGAAGTGGTCACGATGGATAACCAGCGCGCTAAATATCAGCCAGCTAGCTAGAGCCAAAAGTAGCCAGGAAGCCGTGCTATGGCGTAACCTGCCGTGGCCAAATATTACTGTGACAGCAGCTGGAAGAACAACTCCGTATACCCACCAGAGTTTCGGTTGGAGATAAATGTCGTCGAATGAGAGGGTAACCACTGGATTAATCAGAAGTGGTAGGGCCACAAGCGCAAAAACAAGAAGATGAGTTGAAGGATGCGAAAAAGATTGGACGGTCATGGAAAATTTGTCCCGCCTACGCCCGTAGACGAAAATGGTGTTGCCCCTATAGAGTTAGTTGTTACATTGGTGGGAGTAACGGTTATAGTAGCCGAGCCTCTTTTATCCCATATATCAAATGTATATGTATAACTCAAACTGTTTGTTGAGGAACGATCTTTAAAGTATATATTTTGATTACGACAAGATTGGTCTAAATTTCCTTTCAATTCTAAAACAGCAGCTGGCTCTCCCGAGAAATTTAAATATGTTTTATCGTCTACAAATGATATTGCCTGTGCGGTTTGCAGACTTTTCGCGCACATTATTGCTCCAGTATCGTAAGAGCGTTTTTGTGAGGATATAAGGTTTGGGAGCATAATAATCGCCAATACGCCAATAATGGCTATAGCTATTAATAGTTCTATTAATGTAAAACCAGACTTCATGTATTGCATATGTCACCAACTTATAACAAGAAAGCGGAGATCTCTCTCCGCTTTCTTTTGATCGACATTCAGAAAATTAGCTACCAGTCAGTGCGCTTGGGGTAACAGTGTAGGTTTTGGTGCCACGAGTGTCGCGGACCGTCATTGTGTACGAGGCAGCATCAGGCGTTCCAACAGTAGCAATGACAATCTTCGCCTGCGAGCAGCCAGCACTAATACCGTCAATTCCAGTGGCAGGCGTTGTGGTGACCGCGGTAGCGTCCTCGGCCTTCGAAGCAGAGAAGTAGAGCTGCTTGTCAATCTGATAAGTAGCTTGAGCAGTCTGAAGGCTCTTCGCACAGGATTGCGCAGCCGTATCATATGCGCGTTTCTGTGCGCCCAGCAGGTTGGGGATCAGCACGGCGGCCAGGATGCCGATGATAGCAATAACGATCAGCAGCTCGATCAGGGTGAAGCCTTGGGTCGTGTTCTTCATGGTGCTCTCCTGGGTGCGGCGGGCCGGTTAAGGGATAGATGGGCCGGGCCCCGCCTGCGTATGGCAGATGGCCGGTGTCGGGTGTCTCCCGTCCTGGCTTAGCGACCAGTGTAGGCAGCCAGTTCTCACAGGAGTCTTACCAGAATGCAAGCCAATAAACGTTTCGACCTTGAAGCGTCAAGCGAAAAAAAAGCCTCTCTACGCGGAGATTTCGCTTTCATCCCGTTGATCAGGCTTTGTAAGACTTGGGCCCCCCGCATGCGGGTGATATGCTGGCGGGCAGTTCAGCCGGGTGGCCCTGCTCCCCGGCGAATGGGCGCGCTGCTCAGGCCGCCCCCGATTTCATCAAGAACATGGACACGTGCGCAGGTCTCAGGGGCAAGCGCCCCGGACCGGCGGCGCGCGTGGGCCAGAGGAGAGGCTTTTGGAACTCACGCCGCGCGTTCCGCCGCACAGCAACGACGCTGAAATCAGCGTGCTGGGCAGCATTTTGCTGGACAACGACACCCTGGGGCAGCTGGGCGACACGGTTACGCCCGAGATGTTTTACCGGGAGTCGCACCGCAAGATCTTCACGGCCATGCGTACCCTGCAGGAGCGGGGTGAGCCGGTGGACCTCGTGACCCTCAGCGAAGATCTGCGGGTGAAGGGGCAGCTGGACGAGGTGGGCGGCCTGACCTACCTGATTGGCCTGTCCGATCAGGTGCCCACCGCTGCCTACGCCGAGCACTACGCGCGCATCGTGCAGGAGAAACATACCCTGCGCGCACTGATCAGTGCGTCCGGCAAGGCGATGCAACTGGCCTATGAGGCGCAACTGCCCCTGGAAGACCTGCTGGACCGCGCCGAGAAGATGATTTTCGAGGTGGCCGAGCAGAAGAAGAAGGGCGAAGCCTATCAGGCCATGAACGAGGTGGTGACCGAAACTTTCGAGTACATCACCCTGCTGCACCAGAACAAGGGCATTCCCGACGGCGTGAGCAGTGGCTTCCGGGATTTGGACGAGCAGATTTCGGGCCTGCAGAAGGGCAGCCTGAATGTGCTGGCGGCGCGCCCTAGCATGGGGAAAACTGCCTTCGCTCTCTCCATCGCCCAGAACGTGGCGCTGCGCGGCGAGAAGACTGTGGCCGTGTTCAGTCTGGAAATGCCGGCCGTGCAACTGGCCCTGCGCATGCTGTGCAGCGAGGCGCGGGTGGATATGAACCGCATCCGCTCCGGGCAGCTCAACGAGCGCGATTTCGAGCGGCTGGCCCACGCCGCTGGCCGCCTGGCCGACGCACCCATGATCATTGACGACGAGCCCGATCTGACCCTGAACAACCTGCGCAGCAAGCTGCGGCGCATTGCCGCGCAGCATGGCCAGCTGGGGCTGGTGGTGATTGACTACCTGCAGCTGATGTCGGGCGGCAAGAGTTCAGGCGGCAGCGACAACCGCCAGCAGGAAATCAGCACCATCTCGCGCGGCCTCAAGGGGCTGGCGCGTGAAATGGAGGTGCCGGTGATTGTGCTCTCGCAGCTCTCGCGCGCCGTGGAGCAGCGGCCCAACCACCGCCCCATGCTCTCGGACCTGCGCGAGTCGGGCGCCATTGAGCAGGACGCCGACATCGTGATGTTCATCTACCGCGACGAGTACTACAACAAGGAAACGGACCAGCAGGGCATTGCCGAGATCATCATC
This DNA window, taken from Deinococcus arcticus, encodes the following:
- a CDS encoding DUF1802 family protein, which gives rise to MNISSLKEWDTQTQLLTQGRLSLLIRKGGIMETHDGFEVEHRSFLLYPTFLHQNAAELQPHCQPLLRNDPQPGTIHLPALAEVVAVHKIELLETALRLEPLQALTAAAIERRFHYRNRPWVHALLLRVRPLTPPLALPETPEMLGCVSWVPLGEITVTAGKPVVSEQELSARQAHLEALIQQ
- a CDS encoding O-antigen ligase family protein — protein: MTVQSFSHPSTHLLVFALVALPLLINPVVTLSFDDIYLQPKLWWVYGVVLPAAVTVIFGHGRLRHSTASWLLLALASWLIFSALVIHRDHFMWLGTADRADGVLMHLVYIVVAISGITWTKACGTIPVTLSFSRALAAGASLLALTNILQQWGFLGVPGEGAVQGVSATLFGGTLGNRGYMAGALALVLPLILWALSRCSPGQQKWLSAAVVLITWAWLGCWTRGAWLAGGISLVWLLVWDSLSRQKLVLRPLIVGMTLFAFTAALGPTEGRNLSISGEGDTQALGDSSGRSLLWISAIGGISQKPLTGWGPPALWRFMATQPSQVLMASNGLVNVQVIKRLQQTPEQPPGFLIRHTDGRKELLYLSINKVHNEYLDYALTFGVPASVLFLTVLIMGILQAKSDVTGISAGLLAYACYLFTWPEIIRFAPLAWLCMGIALASGTRAKWVKIRAQG
- a CDS encoding prepilin-type N-terminal cleavage/methylation domain-containing protein; its protein translation is MQYMKSGFTLIELLIAIAIIGVLAIIMLPNLISSQKRSYDTGAIMCAKSLQTAQAISFVDDKTYLNFSGEPAAVLELKGNLDQSCRNQNIYFKDRSSTNSLSYTYTFDIWDKRGSATITVTPTNVTTNSIGATPFSSTGVGGTNFP
- a CDS encoding type II secretion system protein, which translates into the protein MKNTTQGFTLIELLIVIAIIGILAAVLIPNLLGAQKRAYDTAAQSCAKSLQTAQATYQIDKQLYFSASKAEDATAVTTTPATGIDGISAGCSQAKIVIATVGTPDAASYTMTVRDTRGTKTYTVTPSALTGS
- the dnaB gene encoding replicative DNA helicase, with the translated sequence MELTPRVPPHSNDAEISVLGSILLDNDTLGQLGDTVTPEMFYRESHRKIFTAMRTLQERGEPVDLVTLSEDLRVKGQLDEVGGLTYLIGLSDQVPTAAYAEHYARIVQEKHTLRALISASGKAMQLAYEAQLPLEDLLDRAEKMIFEVAEQKKKGEAYQAMNEVVTETFEYITLLHQNKGIPDGVSSGFRDLDEQISGLQKGSLNVLAARPSMGKTAFALSIAQNVALRGEKTVAVFSLEMPAVQLALRMLCSEARVDMNRIRSGQLNERDFERLAHAAGRLADAPMIIDDEPDLTLNNLRSKLRRIAAQHGQLGLVVIDYLQLMSGGKSSGGSDNRQQEISTISRGLKGLAREMEVPVIVLSQLSRAVEQRPNHRPMLSDLRESGAIEQDADIVMFIYRDEYYNKETDQQGIAEIIIGKQRNGPVGTVRLQFHSAHVRFNDLAPEGV